The proteins below are encoded in one region of Equus przewalskii isolate Varuska chromosome 1, EquPr2, whole genome shotgun sequence:
- the LOC103561513 gene encoding olfactory receptor 4F3/4F16/4F29-like, translating to MDGANCSVVSEFVFLGLTNSWGIQLLLFVLSSTFYVASMMGNSLIMLTVISDPHLHSPMYFLLANLSFNDLGVSSVITPKMIYDIFRKRKVISFGGCITQIFFLHAIGGVEMVLLTAMAFDRYVAICKPLHYLTIMSRKMCILLLVAAWIIGLIHSVIQLFFVIKLPFCGPNVLDSFYCDFPRFLKLACTDTYRLEFMVTANSGFISLGSFFTLIVSYIFILISIRKLSSSASSKALSTLSTHVMVVILFFGPCIFAYIWPHPTSHLDKFLAVFDAVLTPFLNSVIYTFRNKEMKVAMRKVCHQFIIYRRIS from the coding sequence ATGGATGGAGCAAATTGTTCTGTGGTGTCAGAGTTTGTGTTCCTGGGACTCACCAATTCCTGGGGGATCCAACTTCTCCTCTTTGTGCTCTCCTCCACGTTTTATGTGGCAAGCATGATGGGAAACTCCCTCATCATGCTCACTGTGATTTCTGACCCTCACTTACACTCCCCCATGTACTTTCTGTTGGCCAACCTCTCCTTCAATGACCTGGGAGTTTCTTCTGTCATTACGCCCAAGATGATTTATGACATTTTCAGGAAGCGTAAGGTCATCTCCTTTGGTGGTTGCATTACTCAGATCTTCTTCCTCCATGCCATTGGTGGTGTGGAGATGGTGCTGCTCACAGCCATGGCCTTTGACAGATATGTTGCCATATGTAAGCCCCTCCACTATTTGACTATTATGAGCCGAAAAATGTGCATTTTGCTTCTGGTTGCTGCATGGATAATTGGCTTGATACACTCTGTGATTCAActgttttttgttataaaattgcCATTCTGTGGCCCTAATGTGTTAGACAGCTTTTACTGTGACTTTCCTCGGTTCCTAAAACTTGCCTGCACAGACACCTACAGGTTAGAGTTCATGGTCACAGCCAACAGCGGATTTATATCTCTGGGATCATTCTTCACATTGATTGtctcctatatttttatcctgATCAGTATTCGAAAACTGTCTTCAAGTGCATCATCCAAGGCCCTCTCCACTTTGTCGACTCATGTCATGGTGGTGATTTTGTTCTTCGGTCCCTGCATCTTTGCTTATATCTGGCCTCACCCCACATCACATCTAGACAAATTCCTTGCTGTTTTTGATGCAGTTCTCACTCCTTTTTTAAATTCAGTCATCTACACGTTcaggaacaaagaaatgaaagtggcAATGAGGAAAGTATGCcatcaatttattatttatagaaGAATTTCATAA
- the LOC103567768 gene encoding olfactory receptor 4F3/4F16/4F29-like, which produces MDGGNHSIVSEFVFLGLTQSWEIQLLLLVFSSVLYAASMTGNTIIVFFVTTDPHLHSPMYFLLANLSFVDLGACSTTSPKMIYDLFRKHKVISFGGCIAQIFFIHVVGGVEMVLLTAMAFDRYVAICKPLHYLTIMSPQMCILFLAAAWAFGIIHSLFQLTFIVNLPFCGPNVLDSFYCDLPRLLRLACMDTYRLQFMVTVNSGFLCVGSLIILLISYIFILFTVWKHSSGGSFKALSTLSAHITVVFFFFGPTMFIYTWPHPSSQMDKFLALSDAVLSPFLNPVIYTFRNKEMKAAMKRSFRLLVNFRKIS; this is translated from the coding sequence ATGGATGGAGGGAATCACTCAATTGTTTCTGAGTTTGTGTTTCTGGGACTCACTCAGTCGTGGGAGATCCAGCTTCTCCTCCTGGTGTTCTCCTCTGTGCTCTATGCGGCAAGCATGACTGGAAACACCATCATTGTGTTTTTTGTGACCACTGATCCTCATTTACATTCCCCCATGTACTTCCTACTGGCCAATCTCTCCTTTGTTGACTTGGGAGCATGCTCCACGACTTCCCCCAAGATGATTTATGACCTTTTCAGAAAGCATAAAGTCATCTCCTTTGGAGGTTGCATTGCTCAGATCTTCTTCATCCATGTCGTTGGTGGTGTGGAGATGGTGCTACTCACAGCCATGGCCTTTGACAGATATGTTGCCATATGTAAGCCTCTCCACTACCTGACCATTATGAGCCCACAAATGTGCATTTTGTTTCTGGCTGCTGCCTGGGCCTTTGGcattattcattcactttttcaactaacatttattgttaATTTACCCTTCTGTGGTCCTAATGTATTAGACAGCTTTTACTGTGACCTTCCTCGGCTCCTCAGACTGGCCTGTATGGATACCTACAGATTGCAGTTCATGGTCACTGTCAACAGTGGGTTCCTTTGTGTTGGCTCTCTCATCATACTGCTCATCTCCTACATCTTTATCCTGTTCACTGTTTGGAAACATTCCTCAGGTGGTTCGTTCAAGGCCCTCTCCACTTTGTCAGCTCACATCactgtggtattttttttctttggtccaACCATGTTTATCTATACATGGCCACATCCCAGTTCCCAAATGGACAAGTTTCTTGCTCTTTCTGATGCTGTTCTCAGTCCTTTTCTGAATCCAGTCATCTACACTTTCAGGAATAAAGAGATGAAGGCAGCAATGAAGAGATCTTTCAGACTACTagtgaattttagaaagatttcatAA
- the LOC103561525 gene encoding olfactory receptor 4K3-like, translated as MEEANQSVVSEFIFRGLCHSRELQTFLLLPFSILYMMTVVGNLLVVSLIIRDPHLHSPMYFLLANLSFVDFCLSSVTTPKLTTDFLKDNKTISFQGCMSQILCVHFFGGGEMVLLVTMAYDRYVAICKPLHYSSIMNRQKCILLVSISWIIGFVHAMSQLAMILELPFCGPRMVDSFFCDIPLVIKLACMDTHTLGILINADSGLLATSCFIILLVSYTYILVTVCLHSKDGASKALSTCTSHITVVVLFFGPCIFIYLWPLSITWVDKFLAMFYTVITPLLNPAIYTLRNKEIKNAIKRLKNQHIDSRDKF; from the coding sequence ATGGAGGAAGCAAACCAGTCTGTGGTGTCTGAGTTTATTTTTCGTGGACTTTGTCATTCAAGGGAGCTCCAGACCTTCCTCTTACTGCCATTTTCTATACTCTACATGATGACTGTTGTGGGCAATCTCCTTGTCGTGTCCTTAATCATCAGAGACCCTCATCTCCACTCCCCAATGTACTTCCTCTTAGCCAATCTCTCATTTGTTGACTTCTGCCTTTCTTCAGTAACCACCCCTAAACTGACCACAGACTTCCTAAAGGATAATAAGACCATCTCTTTCCAGGGCTGCATGAGCCAGATCCTCTGTGTGCATTTCTTTGGAGGAGGTGAGATGGTGCTGCTTGTGACAATGGCCTATGATCGTTATGTAGCCATTTGCAAGCCACTCCATTACTCCAGCATCATGAACAGACAAAAGTGCATCCTGCTGGTTTCGATATCATGGATCATTGGCTTTGTGCATGCCATGAGTCAACTGGCTATGATTTTAGAGCTGCCCTTCTGTGGACCCAGAATGGTGGACAGCTTTTTCTGTGATATCCCTTTAGTGATAAAACTAGCCTGCATGGATACTCATACTCTGGGGATATTGATAAACGCCGACAGTGGGCTCTTGGCAACAAGTTGCTTCATTATCTTGCTGGTCTCCTACACTTATATCCTGGTAACTGTCTGCCTTCACTCTAAGGATGGGGCTTCTAAGGCTCTCTCTACCTGTACTTCCCACATTACAGTGGTGGTGTTGTTCTTTGGACCCTGCATCTTCATCTATCTGTGGCCACTTAGCATCACTTGGGTGGACAAGTTTCTTGCTATGTTTTACACGGTAATCACGCCTCTCCTGAATCCAGCCATTTATACCCtgagaaataaagagattaaGAATGCCATAAAGAGGCTGAAAAATCAGCATATAGATTCAAGGGATAAATTTTAG